The nucleotide window TTCAGGAAATGTTAAAATAAACCATCATGAAGTAGTAACTGgtaaaacaaaatttgtttgcaGTACATTAAGTAGACAGTATCTTCTTCGACTTGGTTTTGaaggtaataattttgtatgtgTAACAAAATCGGTTTTAGTCAATAGTGTTGAATTTCGACCAAAGCTATTTGTTATTTTGGAAAAAGCTTCATCAAGGAACGATAGCTTACATCTTTTCGGGAGAATAGAAGAAATCATTGTaacagaggaaaaaaatacatttttccaGATAATAGCTGAATTCGAACTCATGTCTCCAGAAAAATGTGATGATTTCTTGTCTAAATTTGGCCCATATTACGTTCCACGTATTTTTGAATATACAAGAATATGCAATTATGATTTATGGAAAAAACATAATGCTATAACCgacggtatatatatatatatatatatatatatatatttgtttcaaaatttacactgtataaatatttcggGTTGACAGGTTTTTAATATAAAGTCACTCGTTCATTTCCAGATGTTTTAAAAGCTTTACTTCTGTTGATAACATTATTGCCAGTAAGCAATGCtgtcaaaaataaatcaaagaaaaaagttgataaGCCAATGGATAGTTCCCAGAAAAAGAAAGTTAAAATGATCGAGCCCTATCGATTCATGATCGAAAACATAAATGTAAatgaatattataattttgtccattttgaaaaatttatgaaattgtattatattataaaaataatttaaatattatttataggCTGGAGCTAATGTTCAAGAATTCGTAAAATCGAAACGATCTGAATGCACATCGACCATTCAACCGTACATCATTCAAGTTGATGACGAGACACCCCACTTTTATGTTATTGCTGACAATGCTATACTTACGTGTAATAATCGAAACGATTTTACTGCGGCCTTTGATTTgatgtttaaaatttatttcatatttaatATTCAGTATCCAGTGTCTTTACAAAATGTCTATACGTTTATAGAGTCGTACGTATATCGCTTAACAGAAAAAAAGTCAATTTCT belongs to Nasonia vitripennis strain AsymCx chromosome 5 unlocalized genomic scaffold, Nvit_psr_1.1 chr5_random0004, whole genome shotgun sequence and includes:
- the LOC116417897 gene encoding uncharacterized protein LOC116417897, with protein sequence MHYSECVLWSGPLVHFYCMRFEGKHNELAKRAQAVNNFKNIPKTIIRVSQCIQCEKWSSGNVKINHHEVVTGKTKFVCSTLSRQYLLRLGFEGNNFVCVTKSVLVNSVEFRPKLFVILEKASSRNDSLHLFGRIEEIIVTEEKNTFFQIIAEFELMSPEKCDDFLSKFGPYYVPRIFEYTRICNYDLWKKHNAITDDVLKALLLLITLLPVSNAVKNKSKKKVDKPMDSSQKKKVKMIEPYRFMIENINAGANVQEFVKSKRSECTSTIQPYIIQVDDETPHFYVIADNAILTCNNRNDFTAAFDLMFKIYFIFNIQYPVSLQNVYTFIESYVYRLTEKKSISIVASLYVNLKNMNLTHDSNSSDSDE